One window from the genome of Pseudoliparis swirei isolate HS2019 ecotype Mariana Trench chromosome 24, NWPU_hadal_v1, whole genome shotgun sequence encodes:
- the tmc6b gene encoding transmembrane channel-like protein 6b isoform X1, producing the protein MARSVNFDLNHSLMEAGLESPVDEDVVHDSFSQLIAEQSQSGGPSDAFELRQLQRRLDEEDRDNVAHLSSPDHKLGEWRHRRRDVEWEDDERQGEPLIGERWSSATMRVLSSMPSRTIGRSRGAIISQYYNRTMQLRRRRQSRPAIRDFSRSARPSIRGYGMEADCMEADSTDAEGAEVSKRERLVNNLQNLSVSDRVGMLRAMPLNVAEKSELRRLALQKEKSTISGSQIPCCSRLKYYIIIGARQSWYSWLSFLHSLQLWQLPLKRVSGRFGTGVLSYFLFLKTLLYFNFFLFLVTGAFLVLPQAVHPPVPPAERSSFSGLELLTGAGYFSDTVMYYGYYCNYTLGWSCMEADGGQNASSSNGTRTDCVSDHLSYSMPLAYFFTIGVSFFITCIILVYSMSKSFGKSFRIDKSHSILAMKVLSSWDFKVIKKSSIKLMSENICTQLKELLAEVNHKHVKNTRCQKLWRLMVHGLAWAICIASTTACVLAIYYFSGHMHQTQSSRSAAEHPLVREAGLLALPVVVSLINLLLPGLFNLAAWMEDYDSPTVRTYVSIGRNLMLKVSVLGVLCYHWLGRVAGDPEMIGLKCWESFVGQELYRFLLMEFIFTLLDTLFGEFLWRLFSEKVLKRRRKPVFDIAKNVLELIYGQTLAWLGVLFTPLLPAVQMFKLLLLFYIKMSSVMMNCQSPRKPYRVSQMTTVFITLLCFPSFLGASVCVTYTMWSLKPSSSCGPFRDLKTMFQAGKRWVEALEKDNPNLSVLARAHSYLVENPFFLFVGAAIFLIVIYFHSQVVDGQRKIIGLLQEQIENEGEDKKFLITRLQSIHEQKRTPARRLASQDSGC; encoded by the exons atggCTCGCAGTGTTAACTTTGACCTGAACCACTCTCTCATGGAAGCTGGACTGGA GAGTCCAGTAGACGAGGACGTCGTCCACGACTCGTTCAGCCAGCTGATCGCAGAGcagagtcagagcggaggaccgtCCGACGCCTTCGAGCTGCGGCAGCTGCAGAGACGGCTGGACGAGGAGGATCGAG ACAACGTCGCCCACCTGTCCAGCCCTGACCATAAGTTAGGGGAATGGAGGCACAGACGAAGGGACGTGGAATGggaggatgatgaaagacaggGAGAACCCCTCATCGGGGAACGTTGGTCCTCGGCAACCATGAGGGTCCTGTCCTCCATGCCCAGTCGCACAATCG gtcgCAGCAGGGGCGCCATCATCTCTCAGTACTACAACAGGACCATGCAGCTCCGGAGACGCAGGCAGAGCCGACCGGCCATCCGAGACTTCTCTCGCTCGGCCAGACCGAGCATCCGAGGCTACGGCATGGAGGCGGACTGCATGGAGGCGGACAGCACGGACGCCGAGGGGGCCGAGG tgaGTAAGAGGGAACGTTTGGTGAACAACCTGCAGAACCTGTCGGTGAGCGACCGAGTCGGGATGCTGCGAGCGATGCCTCTCAACGTGGCCGAGAAGAGTGAACTCAG gagGTTAGCGTtacaaaaagagaaaagcaCCATATCTGGCAGTCAAATCCCCTGTTGCAGTCGACTCAAATATTACATCATCATC GGTGCCCGACAGAGTTGGTACAGCTGGCTGTCCTTCCTGCACTCCCTCCAGCTGTGGCAGCTGCCGCTGAAGAGAGTGAGCGGGCGCTTCGGCACCGGCGTCCTCTCGTACTTCCTGTTCCTCAAGACCCTGCTCTACTTCAACTTCTTCCTGTTCCTGGTGACGGGTGCCTTCTTGGTGCTGCCTCAGGCAGTGCACCCTCCGGTGCCGCCCGCGGAGAGAAGCTCCTTCTCCGGACTGGAGCTCCTCACCGGAGCG gGCTACTTCTCCGACACAGTGATGTATTATGGGTACTACTGCAACTACACACTGGGTTGGAGCTGCATGGAGGCCGATGGAGGGCAGAACGCGTCTTCGTCCAACGGAACCAGGACGGACTGCGTGTCGGACCACCTCTCTTACAGCATGCCGCTTGCATACTTTTTCACCATCGGAGTGTCTTTCTTCATCACATGTATCATTCTTGTGTACAG CATGTCAAAGTCGTTTGGTAAGAGCTTCCGAATCGACAAATCTCACAGTATTTTGGCCATGAAGGTCCTGAGCTCCTGGGACTTCAAGGTCATAAAGAAATCGTCCATCAAACTCATGTCTGAGAATATCTGCACCCAGCTCAAG gagctgctggcgGAGGTCAATCACAAGCATGTCAAGAACACTCGGTGCCAGAAACTGTGGAGGCTGATGGTTCACGGCCTGGCGTGGGCGATCTGCATAGCGAGCACCACCGCCTGTGTGCTCGCCATTTACTACTTCTCTGGTCACATGCATCAG ACGCAAAGCTCCCGTAGTGCCGCCGAGCACCCCCTGGTGAGAGAGGCCGGCCTGCTGGCTCTCCCCGTGGTGGTCTCCCTCATCAACCTGCTGCTGCCCGGCCTCTTCAACCTCGCAGCCTGGATGGAGGACTACGACTCGCCGACCGTACGCACATACGTCTCCATCGGCAG AAACTTGATGTTGAAAGTCAGCGTGCTCGGAGTCCTGTGCTACCACTGGCTCGGTCGGGTGGCTGGCGACCCCGAAATGATTGGActgaag TGTTGGGAAAGTTTCGTCGGCCAGGAGCTTTATCGCTTCCTCCTGATGGAGTTCATCTTCACTCTACTGGACACCTTGTTTGGAGAGTTTCTTTGGAG GTTGTTTTCTGAGAAGgtgctgaagaggaggaggaagccagTGTTTGATATCGCCAAGAACGTCCTGGAGCTCATCTATGGACAGACGTTGGCCTG GTTGGGTGTTCtcttcactcctctcctccccgcgGTGCAGATGTTCAAACTCCTGCTGCTGTTCTACATTAAAATG agcaGCGTGATGATGAACTGTCAGTCCCCCAGGAAGCCGTACAGAGTGAGCCAGATGACCACCGTCTTCATCACTCTCCTCTGCTTCCCCTCCTTCCTCggcgcctctgtgtgtgtcacataCACCAtgtggag CCTCAAGCCCTCCTCGTCGTGCGGTCCGTTCCGCGACCTCAAAACAATGTTCCAGGCGGGGAAGCGATGGGTGGAAGCTCTGGAGAAAGATAATCCCAACCTGTCGGTGTTGGCCCGGGCTCACTCCTACCTGGTGGAAAACCCCTTCTTCCTGTTTGTGGGAGCAGCCATCTTCCT GATCGTCATCTACTTCCACAGTCAGGTGGTGGACGGTCAAAGGAAGATCATCGGATTACTTCAGGAGCAGATAGAAAAC gagggagaggacaagAAGTTTCTGATCACTCGTCTCCAGTCCATCCACGAGCAGAAACGAACGCCTGCTCGAAGACTCGCCAGTCAG gactCCGGCTGTTGA
- the tmc6b gene encoding transmembrane channel-like protein 6b isoform X2, which translates to MARSVNFDLNHSLMEAGLESPVDEDVVHDSFSQLIAEQSQSGGPSDAFELRQLQRRLDEEDRDNVAHLSSPDHKLGEWRHRRRDVEWEDDERQGEPLIGERWSSATMRVLSSMPSRTIGRSRGAIISQYYNRTMQLRRRRQSRPAIRDFSRSARPSIRGYGMEADCMEADSTDAEGAEVSKRERLVNNLQNLSVSDRVGMLRAMPLNVAEKSELRRLALQKEKSTISGSQIPCCSRLKYYIIIGARQSWYSWLSFLHSLQLWQLPLKRVSGRFGTGVLSYFLFLKTLLYFNFFLFLVTGAFLVLPQAVHPPVPPAERSSFSGLELLTGAGYFSDTVMYYGYYCNYTLGWSCMEADGGQNASSSNGTRTDCVSDHLSYSMPLAYFFTIGVSFFITCIILVYSMSKSFGKSFRIDKSHSILAMKVLSSWDFKVIKKSSIKLMSENICTQLKELLAEVNHKHVKNTRCQKLWRLMVHGLAWAICIASTTACVLAIYYFSGHMHQTQSSRSAAEHPLVREAGLLALPVVVSLINLLLPGLFNLAAWMEDYDSPTVRTYVSIGRNLMLKVSVLGVLCYHWLGRVAGDPEMIGLKCWESFVGQELYRFLLMEFIFTLLDTLFGEFLWRLFSEKVLKRRRKPVFDIAKNVLELIYGQTLAWLGVLFTPLLPAVQMFKLLLLFYIKMRDDELSVPQEAVQSEPDDHRLHHSPLLPLLPRRLCVCHIHHVEPQALLVVRSVPRPQNNVPGGEAMGGSSGER; encoded by the exons atggCTCGCAGTGTTAACTTTGACCTGAACCACTCTCTCATGGAAGCTGGACTGGA GAGTCCAGTAGACGAGGACGTCGTCCACGACTCGTTCAGCCAGCTGATCGCAGAGcagagtcagagcggaggaccgtCCGACGCCTTCGAGCTGCGGCAGCTGCAGAGACGGCTGGACGAGGAGGATCGAG ACAACGTCGCCCACCTGTCCAGCCCTGACCATAAGTTAGGGGAATGGAGGCACAGACGAAGGGACGTGGAATGggaggatgatgaaagacaggGAGAACCCCTCATCGGGGAACGTTGGTCCTCGGCAACCATGAGGGTCCTGTCCTCCATGCCCAGTCGCACAATCG gtcgCAGCAGGGGCGCCATCATCTCTCAGTACTACAACAGGACCATGCAGCTCCGGAGACGCAGGCAGAGCCGACCGGCCATCCGAGACTTCTCTCGCTCGGCCAGACCGAGCATCCGAGGCTACGGCATGGAGGCGGACTGCATGGAGGCGGACAGCACGGACGCCGAGGGGGCCGAGG tgaGTAAGAGGGAACGTTTGGTGAACAACCTGCAGAACCTGTCGGTGAGCGACCGAGTCGGGATGCTGCGAGCGATGCCTCTCAACGTGGCCGAGAAGAGTGAACTCAG gagGTTAGCGTtacaaaaagagaaaagcaCCATATCTGGCAGTCAAATCCCCTGTTGCAGTCGACTCAAATATTACATCATCATC GGTGCCCGACAGAGTTGGTACAGCTGGCTGTCCTTCCTGCACTCCCTCCAGCTGTGGCAGCTGCCGCTGAAGAGAGTGAGCGGGCGCTTCGGCACCGGCGTCCTCTCGTACTTCCTGTTCCTCAAGACCCTGCTCTACTTCAACTTCTTCCTGTTCCTGGTGACGGGTGCCTTCTTGGTGCTGCCTCAGGCAGTGCACCCTCCGGTGCCGCCCGCGGAGAGAAGCTCCTTCTCCGGACTGGAGCTCCTCACCGGAGCG gGCTACTTCTCCGACACAGTGATGTATTATGGGTACTACTGCAACTACACACTGGGTTGGAGCTGCATGGAGGCCGATGGAGGGCAGAACGCGTCTTCGTCCAACGGAACCAGGACGGACTGCGTGTCGGACCACCTCTCTTACAGCATGCCGCTTGCATACTTTTTCACCATCGGAGTGTCTTTCTTCATCACATGTATCATTCTTGTGTACAG CATGTCAAAGTCGTTTGGTAAGAGCTTCCGAATCGACAAATCTCACAGTATTTTGGCCATGAAGGTCCTGAGCTCCTGGGACTTCAAGGTCATAAAGAAATCGTCCATCAAACTCATGTCTGAGAATATCTGCACCCAGCTCAAG gagctgctggcgGAGGTCAATCACAAGCATGTCAAGAACACTCGGTGCCAGAAACTGTGGAGGCTGATGGTTCACGGCCTGGCGTGGGCGATCTGCATAGCGAGCACCACCGCCTGTGTGCTCGCCATTTACTACTTCTCTGGTCACATGCATCAG ACGCAAAGCTCCCGTAGTGCCGCCGAGCACCCCCTGGTGAGAGAGGCCGGCCTGCTGGCTCTCCCCGTGGTGGTCTCCCTCATCAACCTGCTGCTGCCCGGCCTCTTCAACCTCGCAGCCTGGATGGAGGACTACGACTCGCCGACCGTACGCACATACGTCTCCATCGGCAG AAACTTGATGTTGAAAGTCAGCGTGCTCGGAGTCCTGTGCTACCACTGGCTCGGTCGGGTGGCTGGCGACCCCGAAATGATTGGActgaag TGTTGGGAAAGTTTCGTCGGCCAGGAGCTTTATCGCTTCCTCCTGATGGAGTTCATCTTCACTCTACTGGACACCTTGTTTGGAGAGTTTCTTTGGAG GTTGTTTTCTGAGAAGgtgctgaagaggaggaggaagccagTGTTTGATATCGCCAAGAACGTCCTGGAGCTCATCTATGGACAGACGTTGGCCTG GTTGGGTGTTCtcttcactcctctcctccccgcgGTGCAGATGTTCAAACTCCTGCTGCTGTTCTACATTAAAATG CGTGATGATGAACTGTCAGTCCCCCAGGAAGCCGTACAGAGTGAGCCAGATGACCACCGTCTTCATCACTCTCCTCTGCTTCCCCTCCTTCCTCggcgcctctgtgtgtgtcacataCACCAtgtggag CCTCAAGCCCTCCTCGTCGTGCGGTCCGTTCCGCGACCTCAAAACAATGTTCCAGGCGGGGAAGCGATGGGTGGAAGCTCTGGAGAAAGATAA
- the tmc8 gene encoding transmembrane channel-like protein 7, whose translation MEEHNDVNFTRLLSDEITFSTVSSDSCEYYQTEVFDQLPSNQTSRPERDRQGLWEACEAQQGGPEAGERISHGHLSRGPRDKAFTQPPRNLVMCIQGKRDARDRRKMQISNIGFWESWRRSQNINRKRVWEQMGEALSGLLPWRHTLHTIEGRFGVGVKAYFVFLRYLVFLNLLHCALLWCFILGPTTLYGRSNSSKPLKFGGNDSVLDFFLGSGYLDRSPVFFGFYTRGSLHFQCLNTPLLYLAGMLVILFLSLILVVRRMTVGYKHAWMLGKHYSMNVSYKIFCGWDFTIQDPEAATLKHSFIRNDVKLFLEEQSFSLREDQRTLGHRVRLYLLRCVLNLLVLSLLGGAFFLIYFATKTSQHESGHYWLLSLVLEYLPPITITFVNLLLPRMFRKISSFEDYSFTMQVNATLVRSIFLKLASLGIYLFFIFTTRERQKYSFHCRENVFGREMYKLCIFNFLATFCDAFLLNYPRKLLQEKYPSSLLARLSGKQRFLIPFKVLDLVYSQTVSWVGVYYCPLLPLIGTATLMATFYIQKFTVLRCCVAQQRMFRGSSSSVLFHFMLLLGLLMAATTLGFNLYQQQATQSSCGPFGNGETVFNVTGVCVNSLPSPAQTTLRYLASEAFALPLILAEILILTSYVSRRRANQKAIERLKDMLVMSSSDKRFLVKQNATMLRGQRKPHGVCSGAIEEDAPPHPLEGPPLSPSPPPLGILNY comes from the exons ATGGAGGAGCACAATGATGTCAACTTCACGAGACTCCTGTCAG ATGAGATTACTTTTTCCACCGTGTCGTCGGACTCCTGTGAGTACTATCAGACAGAAGTATTTGATCAGCTGCCCAGCAACCAGACCAGCCGGCCCGAGCGGGACAGACAGGGTCTCTGGGAAGCCTGCGAGGCCCAGCAGGGTGGCCCAGAGGCGGGCGAGAGGATCAGCCATGGCCACCTGTCCAGAGGCCCCAGAGACAAGGCATTTACACAGCCGCCCAGGAACCTGGTCATGTGTATTCAGGGGAAGAGAGACGCCAG GGACAGGAGGAAGATGCAAATCAGCAATATAGGTTTTTGGGAGTCCTGGAGACGGAGCCAGAACATCAACAGGAAGAGGGTTTGGGAGCAAATGGGAGAAGCTCTATCAGGCCTGTTGCCATGGCGGCACACTCTCCACACCATCGAAG GCAGGTTTGGAGTTGGCGTGAAGGCTTACTTTGTGTTCCTCAGATATCTGGTTTTCTTGAACCTACTTCACTGTGCTCTTCTCTGGTGTTTCATTCTGGGGCCTACGACATTATATGGCAGGAGCAACAGCAGTA AGCCTTTGAAGTTTGGAGGCAATGACTCGGTTTTGGATTTCTTCCTGGGATCG GGCTACCTGGATCGTTCTCCAGTCTTCTTTGGTTTCTACACTCGTGGATCCTTACATTTCCAGTGCTTGAATACACCTCTGTTGTACCTGGCTGGAATGCtcgtcatcctcttcctcagtctCATCCTGGTGGTCCGTAG AATGACGGTCGGCTACAAGCACGCCTGGATGCTCGGGAAGCATTACAGTATGAACGTGAGCTACAAGATCTTCTGCGGTTGGGACTTCACCATCCAGGACCCTGAGGCTGCCACGCTCAAACACAGCTTCATCAGGAACGACGTCAAG CTGTTCCTGGAGGAGCAGAGTTTCTCCCTGCGTGAGGATCAGAGGACACTCGGACACAGGGTGCGGCTCTACCTGCTCAGGTGTGTCCTCAACCTGCTCGTTCTGTCCCTGCTGGGCGGAGCCTTTTTCCTCATCTACTTCGCCACCAAGACGTCACAGCACGAG AGCGGGCACTACTGGCTGCTCAGCCTGGTCCTCGAGTACCTTCCTCCAATTACCATCACCTTCGTCAACCTGCTCCTGCCTCGCATGTTCCGCAAGATCTCATCTTTTGAGGACTACTCTTTCACCATGCAGGTCAATGCCACTCTTGTGAG GAGCATCTTCTTGAAGCTGGCCTCACTGGGGATCTACTTATTTTTCATCTTCACAACAAGAGAGCGTCAGAAA TATTCCTTCCACTGCAGGGAGAACGTGTTCGGTCGAGAGATGTACAAGCTGTGCATCTTCAACTTCCTCGCCACTTTCTGCGACGCCTTTCTCTTGAACTACCCCAGGAA gctgctgcaGGAGAAGTACCCCTCATCCTTGCTGGCCCGGTTGTCAGGGAAACAGCGTTTCCTGATCCCTTTCAAAGTGTTGGATCTGGTGTACAGTCAGACTGTGTCCTGGGTGGGAGTCTACTACTGCCCTCTACTGCCTCTGATAGGAACTGCCACACTGATGGCCACCTTCTACATCCAAAAG TTCACGGTGCTGCGGTGCTGtgtggcccagcagaggatgtttcGAGGATCCAGCTCCTCCGTTTTATTCCACTTCATGTTGCTGCTCGGCCTCCTGATGGCTGCAACCACGCTGGGCTTCAACCTCTACCAGCAACAAGCCACACA GTCCTCCTGTGGTCCATTTGGAAATGGAGAAACTGTGTTTAAtgtgacaggagtgtgtgtgaacagCCTCCCGAGCCCGGCACAAACAACGCTCCGCTACCTGGCCTCCGAGGCCTTCGCCCTGCCGCTCATTCTAGCTGAGAT TTTAATCTTAACCTCGTATGTGTCACGGAGACGAGCCAATCAGAAGGCCATCGAGAGACTGAAAGACATGCTGGTTATG AGCAGCTCAGATAAGCGTTTCCTGGTTAAACAAAACGCCACGATGCTCAGAGGTCAGAGAAAACCCCACGGAGTCTGTTCTGGAGCCATCGAAGAGGACGCCCCACCTCACCCCCTGGAAGGCCCCccactctccccctcccctccccctttagGCATACTAAATTATTAA